TGGCGAAGGCCTTCTGGGTCGAGGCGAAGATCACGTCGATGTCGTGCTCGTCGATGTCGACGTAGTCGCCGCCCAGCGCGGAGACGGCGTCGACGACGAAGTAGGTGTCCGGGTAGTCGGCGACCACGTCGCCGATCTCCTCTATCGGATTGCGGACGCCCGTCGAGGACTCGTTCATCACCGTCGCGACCACGTCGTAGTGTTTGTCGCTGTCCTCCAGTTCGGCGCGGATGTCCTCGGGCTTGATGGCCTCGCCCCAGTCGTACTCGAGGCGGTCGACATCCTTGCCGAGCCGTTCGGCGACGTTGGCGTGGCGCTCGCTGAAGCTCCCGCAGGTCGGCACGAGGATGTTCTCGTCGACGAGGTTGAGCGTCGACGCCTCCCAGAACTCGGTGCCCGACGCGGTGAGGATGACGACCTCGTTGTCGGTGCCGAGGAACTCCTTGGTGTCCTCGACGATGGTCGTGTAGAGGTCGGTCATCCGGTCCATGCGGTGGCCGAACATCGGCTGGGCCATCTCGTCGATGACGTCTTCGCGGACCTCGGTCGGGCCGGGGATGTACAGCGTCTTGTCGTCGTAGTCGCCTGTGTATTCCTGTTTTGTGGGCACGGAAACCACCGTCTGTTACCGAAACCGTCGGAGCGGGAGGGTATGGTAGTTTTGATGCCGGGGCGACACCGTCGACGCGGTCGACACAGTTCGTTCGAAACCGAGTGGTCGCGGACGCGACGACAGCGGGAAGGAGACGGCGCGGAGCGAGCGCGATAGTGAAACCGACGGGTGACGACGGTACCGAAGACGGACGACCCGGCGGCGTCAGGACAGGTCGATGTTCGCGGAGTCGTCCGCGCGGTCGAACGTGACTTCGAGGATGCCGTTGTTGTACGACGCCGAGGCGGAGTGTTCGTCGACGCGGGCGGGGAGGCGAACCCGCTCGTGGTACTCGCGGGCGTCGCCGCCCGCGTCGAGGGTGAGCACTTCGCCGTCACAGCGCAGGTCGATGTCGCGCTTGTCGACGCCGGGGATGTCCGCGACGACCCGCAGGGAGTCCTCGGCCTCGTACACGTCGAGGTGTACGTCCGCGCCCGACGGCTCCGAGGCGGCGGGCCCGCCGGCGCCGGCACCGCGAGCGCGGGCGTCGTCCATCACGTCGTTCATCATCCGCTCTATCTCCCGGAAGAACTCGTCGAAGGGGTCGTCGCGGTCGTCGCGTCGCATGCCAGAGGCTATGTGGATCGGCGGCAAAAGCTTTCGGCTCGCGGATCCGCGACCGTGCGCGGCGGTGTGGGGGCGTCTCGGCCGTCTCCGGTCGGTCCGACGCCGAAGGGACGTGGCCACCGCGCTCACCTGCGCCGGACGCGCTCGGCGCCCTGACCGCGCTCACTCTGCGGCGTCGCGGACCGGCGCCTCGAAGCCGACGGCGTCGGCGTCCTCGGCAGCGCGGTCCGCGGCGGCGTCGAGGTCGAACGAGCGGACCACCTCGCCGTCGCGGACGAGCGGCTGGAGCAGCGCCTCGCCGTCGGGGCCGTCGGCGTCGGCGAGCCGGACGTGGTGGCCGCCGTCCGCCGTGCGGTACACCTCCTTCTTCCCGGTGAGCTTGCCGCGCTTGGCCGCGAGCTCGCCCTCGATTTCGACGATATCCAGGGAGAAGTCCGTCGGGTCGGCGTTGCTGACGTGGCTCCCCACGCCGAACCCCTCGACGTACTCCCGGAGGTCGTGCAGTTCTTTCGGACCGAGCCCGCCGCTGACGAAGATGCCCACGTCGTCGAACCCCTCGGCGTCGAGCGTCCAGCGCACCTCCCTGATGATGTGTTCGAAGTCGCCGCGCCGGGACCCGGTGGTGTCGAGCCGCACCGATTCCAGGGCGTCGACGGCCTCGGCGGCCCGCACCGACTCGTCGACCTCGTCGCTGTAGGTGTCGACCAGGGCGACGCGGGGCACGTCGGGGCCGACCGCCTCGTCGAACGCCTGCCAGGCCGCCTCCTGCCCGCCGCGACCGAAGCAGATGACCAGCGCGTGGGGCATCGTCCCGCCGGCCTCGCGGCCGATCACCTCCCCGGCGGCGACGTTCGAGAAGCCGTCGAGCCCGCCCAGAATCGCCGAGCGCTCGACCATCGCGCCGATGGAGGGGTGGACGTGGCGCGACCCGAAACTCAACACCGTCGAGTCCGGCGCGGCCCGTCGCGCTTCGAGCGCCCCGGTCGCGACGCCCGTCGCGTGCGAGAGGAACCCCAGCAGCGCGGTTTCGAGCCGGCAGAACTCCAGATACGGTCCCTCGATGCGCATCACGGGGCCGCCGTCGAACAGCCGCCCCTCCCGCAACGCGTCCACGTCGACGGCCCGCCCCTCGAAGAGCCGGGCGGCGTCTTTCACGCCCGCGAGCAGTTCCCACTCGCCGGTAGCGAACTGGTCGGCGGTCACCTCGGCGACGACGCGGGGGTTGCGGTCGGCGTGCTCCAGCGTCTCGACCGTCCGGTCGAAGTAGGCGTCCGTGGCTCGGCCCCCGGCGATGGCCTCCGGCGGGACGATGTCGAAGCCCGACTCGTCAGTCATGGGCTGTCTTCCGGGGCGAGCGCCAAAAACCGTCCGCGTTCGAGTCGAGCGTCGGTCCCGAGGATCCGACGGGTCGGCGGGACGCCGGCCGGTCGCCGGGGCGCCGGCCCCGCCTACCGCGAGCGCGAGTGAACCGCACGCAGCCCGTCGACGGTGGGCGCGTTGACGACCCGAACCGTGTCGCCGTTCCGAACGACGCGGAACGCGTCGGCGAACTCGCCGTCGGGGACGACGTAGACGTTCCCGCGCGGGTTGCGTGCGTCGTGGGTCTCCAGCACCTCGCGGTAGGCCGACGCGAACTGTTCGGCGTCGCGCTCGGAGTCCCAGGCGGTCTCCCAGACGTAGGCGCCGGTCGTCCCGTTCGTGTAGGGGACGACGCTGTCGCCGCCCCAGCCGGCGGACGGGTCAGAGTCGTAGCCGTAGCGGTTCTCGGGGTCGACGGCGCCGTTGTGGACGAGCATGGCGTAGATGGACGCCTCGCCGACGGTGTCGGCGACGGGGTCGACGTCGAAGCGGCGCCACTCCCCGTTCGAGCGGTCGGCGACGGTCACGTTCACGGGGTCCTCGTCGGGGTACAGCTGGGGATGGATCAGCTGTTCGGTGCTCTCCGGGCGGGCGTCGTAGAGCTCGTTGACGCCGTCCCAGCCGCTCTGGGCGCGCACCTGGTCGACGAACTGCGAGCCCGCCGCGTAGGGCGTGTAGATGGTCAGAAACAGGCCGCGGTTGTAGTCGCTGCTCGCGGAGCCGCCCCCGCCGCCGGCGTCGGGCTTGGGGATACAGGCCCACTCGCTCCCGCAGCGGTTCTCGTAGAGGGCGTCGACGTAGCGGGCGTCGCCCTCGGTGACGCCGCGGTTGGCGAGTTGCTGGTCCTGGGTCTCGCCGTCGGCCCCGAAGCCGAAGTGCTGGTCCTGCAGGGCGTGGACGAGTTCGTGGGCCAGCGTCGTCCGGTCGATGGTCGGGGTCTCAGAGTCGCTGACGAGGACGATGGCGTCCTCCCCGGGCGAGTAGGCGCCCTGGATCGACTGGCCCAGCGTCTCGTCGGAGGAGTTCGAGAACGACGAGCGCTCGCCGACGATGAACAGCGACTCCCAGACCTGGTCGTTCCACCGGGAGTGGGTCGCCGACCCGTTGCCGCCGCCGCTCCGGTTGGCGAGGTACTGCTCGCGACTGAGCACGTCGACCGGCACCGTCGAGTTGAACTCCAGGTCGCGGATCCGCTCGACGCGGGCCATCGTGCGGGCGACGATCGCCTCGCGCTCGGTGGCGTTGTAGCCGTCGCCGCTGGTCACGTTCACCGGGTCGTCGTACCAGTAGCCGTTCTCCCACCCGATGCGGTCGCTGTCGGGGTCGCCCTCGGGGTGACCGCCGCCCAGCGACTCGAAGGCGGTACAGCCCGCGAGGAGCGCGAGGACGGCCACCGCCGCGACTGCGACGCGCAGGCGCGATTCGGGTCCGAGCCCTGCCATCGAGGGGACTCACTCCCTCCGCCGCCCGAGGAGGGCGACGAGCGCGAGCGCGACGAGCGCACCGGCGAGCCCGAAGCCGGGACCGCCCGACGCGGTGGTCTCGGCGGGCGCGTCGGTCGCCCCGCCGTCGTCCGCGTCGCCGTCACCGCCTGCGTCCGCGCCATCGTCGGTCATCGGTTCCTCGGTCGCGGTGTCGGTGGCGGTCGCGGTGTCCGAGTCGGTGTCGGGCGCGTCGGTCGCCGTCCCCTCGGCGTCGGTGGTCGTCTCGGTCCCGT
The window above is part of the Halosimplex rubrum genome. Proteins encoded here:
- a CDS encoding pyridoxal-phosphate-dependent aminotransferase family protein translates to MPTKQEYTGDYDDKTLYIPGPTEVREDVIDEMAQPMFGHRMDRMTDLYTTIVEDTKEFLGTDNEVVILTASGTEFWEASTLNLVDENILVPTCGSFSERHANVAERLGKDVDRLEYDWGEAIKPEDIRAELEDSDKHYDVVATVMNESSTGVRNPIEEIGDVVADYPDTYFVVDAVSALGGDYVDIDEHDIDVIFASTQKAFAMPPGLAVCVVSDDAYDRELDKGSASWYGGFQRTIDYYDRKGQTHSTPAIPVMLAYRKQMKYMLEEGHEGRDQRHREMTEYVHDWAEEHFDLFAEEGYRSQTVSCIENTQDIDVAATIEEVSEEYDFVFSNGYGSQLGEQTFRIGHMGEHDLESIQELTDAIEDVADL
- a CDS encoding Hsp20/alpha crystallin family protein; amino-acid sequence: MRRDDRDDPFDEFFREIERMMNDVMDDARARGAGAGGPAASEPSGADVHLDVYEAEDSLRVVADIPGVDKRDIDLRCDGEVLTLDAGGDAREYHERVRLPARVDEHSASASYNNGILEVTFDRADDSANIDLS
- a CDS encoding nicotinate phosphoribosyltransferase — encoded protein: MTDESGFDIVPPEAIAGGRATDAYFDRTVETLEHADRNPRVVAEVTADQFATGEWELLAGVKDAARLFEGRAVDVDALREGRLFDGGPVMRIEGPYLEFCRLETALLGFLSHATGVATGALEARRAAPDSTVLSFGSRHVHPSIGAMVERSAILGGLDGFSNVAAGEVIGREAGGTMPHALVICFGRGGQEAAWQAFDEAVGPDVPRVALVDTYSDEVDESVRAAEAVDALESVRLDTTGSRRGDFEHIIREVRWTLDAEGFDDVGIFVSGGLGPKELHDLREYVEGFGVGSHVSNADPTDFSLDIVEIEGELAAKRGKLTGKKEVYRTADGGHHVRLADADGPDGEALLQPLVRDGEVVRSFDLDAAADRAAEDADAVGFEAPVRDAAE
- a CDS encoding Hvo_1808 family surface protein, with translation MAGLGPESRLRVAVAAVAVLALLAGCTAFESLGGGHPEGDPDSDRIGWENGYWYDDPVNVTSGDGYNATEREAIVARTMARVERIRDLEFNSTVPVDVLSREQYLANRSGGGNGSATHSRWNDQVWESLFIVGERSSFSNSSDETLGQSIQGAYSPGEDAIVLVSDSETPTIDRTTLAHELVHALQDQHFGFGADGETQDQQLANRGVTEGDARYVDALYENRCGSEWACIPKPDAGGGGGSASSDYNRGLFLTIYTPYAAGSQFVDQVRAQSGWDGVNELYDARPESTEQLIHPQLYPDEDPVNVTVADRSNGEWRRFDVDPVADTVGEASIYAMLVHNGAVDPENRYGYDSDPSAGWGGDSVVPYTNGTTGAYVWETAWDSERDAEQFASAYREVLETHDARNPRGNVYVVPDGEFADAFRVVRNGDTVRVVNAPTVDGLRAVHSRSR